The Scophthalmus maximus strain ysfricsl-2021 chromosome 7, ASM2237912v1, whole genome shotgun sequence genome includes a window with the following:
- the itga11b gene encoding integrin alpha-11 isoform X3: MVLTPSIPGTRSRTSSSTSCTSSTSAQVGVVQYGSAVVHEFSLGEYQTAEEVVEAARSIDQRGGEETRTALGINVARSEAFKRGGRRGAQKVMIVITDGESHDSPQLVQAVGDSERDNITMYAIAVLGYYNRRGINPEAFLKEIKFIASDPDEKHFFNVTDESALKDIVDALGERIFTLEGTSSQGRGFGLQMAQAGFSSHLVKDGVLLGAVGAYDWNGAVLKETKHGKVVPPKSSYQDEFPEELKNHGAYLGYSVGSLVSSRGSQLYVAGAPRFNHTGKVIVFTLRNTGNLTVLQALLGEQIGSYFGSELLSMDVDGDGHSDVLLVAAPMYYSQGWERGKVYVYSITPQTSFVLQGALEMSERSQNSRLGSALAQIPDMNGDGFRELVVGAPLEDDHQGAVYVFYGRHKSLRRQYRQVQTRSRWLQTSETSPCVNGPCSSPQRLPAAGFSAGLKYFGRSLHGVVDVNADGLVDLAVGALGAAVIVWSRAVVRIQAKLTFEPEKVNVFNKDCRRGGKEVTCMSVTVCLSLEPRTKTRTRTRTDVAVWFSLVLDERRFPPRAVLDESDRQQPRNLLLQTGGQSCQRLGFSVQETTDYGRPIAVAMETGMQSPDEGPVMDPDWPSVLRAELPFWNGCEQEDTCVPDLVLHSHTDLTDVHQFCSSRERAASWSLCGHRGASAEYVVESGRRRMVVFARLENQGENAYGAALHISTSANLLFSSLIVKDQSDIQIECYSEDRLPANQRLCNISAPFMKSLSQVSFHLEFQFSRSVFLDHVRVVMTTTSEGDEGFPDDNINDVLLPLKYQTDLLFTRDPNPPRFEITSSSSSSSSWDPPRGSSPAFNLTYYIQNLGIFSVQDVLFRADIWAVTGQGNRLVDISDYSIEQVPGCHCTLPQLPTTNQITAEDLTPLSQLNHSNSVSMAVQCRLDLPTSREVKVTLRGRLQLPALLAVSFRSLELLTSASIQLQASSPMFLQEDRPVRQIILELRRDDDSPVPVWIILGSSLGGLLLLALLVLALWKLGFFDRRRRQEEEEPPVTNGKATEEL, translated from the exons ATGGTTCTAACTCCATCTATCCCTGGTACGAGGTCCAGGACTTCCTCATCAACATCCTGCACAAGTTCTACATCGGCCCAG GTCGGGGTGGTCCAGTACGGCTCGGCCGTGGTCCACGAGTTCAGTCTGGGCGAGTACCAGACggcggaggaggtggtggaggccGCGAGGAGCATCGACCAGCGGGGCGGAGAGGAGACCAGGACGGCGCTGGGCATCAACGTGGCGAG GTCGGAGGCGTTCAAGCGCGGCGGCCGGCGCGGCGCTCAGAAGGTGATGATCGTGATCACTGACGGTGAATCTCACGACAGTCCTCAGCTGGTTCAGGCCGTCGGCGACAGCGAGCGGGACAACATCACCATGTACGCCATCGCT gtcctgggTTACTACAACCGTCGGGGAATCAACCCCGAAGCTTTTCTGAAGGAAATCAAGTTCATCGCCAGCGACCCGGACGAGAAGCACTTCTTCAACGTGACGGACGAGTCGGCGCTGAAGGACATCGTGGACGCGCTGGGAGAGCGGATCTTCACTCTGGAAG gAACCAGCAGTCAGGGTCGGGGCTTCGGTCTTCAGATGGCTCAGGCCGGTTTCTCCTCACATTTAGTCAAA GACGGCGTTCTGCTCGGGGCGGTGGGCGCCTACGACTGGAACGGCGCCGTGCTGAAGGAAACCAAACACGGGAAGGTCGTTCCTCCGAAGTCCTCCTATCAGGACGAGTTcccagaggagctgaagaaccACGGGGCGTATCTGG GTTACTCGGTGGGTTCACTCGTGTCGTCCCGCGGCTCGCAGCTCTACGTGGCCGGAGCGCCGAGGTTCAACCACACGGGCAAGGTCATCGTCTTCACCCTGAGGAACACGGGGAACCTGACGGTCCTGCAGgcgctgctgggggagcag ATCGGATCATATTTCGGCAGCGAGTTGTTGTCGATGGACGTCGACGGAGACGGCCACTCCGACGTCCTCCTGGTGGCGGCGCCCATGTACTACAGCCAGGGCTGGGAGAGGGGGAAGGTTTACGTCTACTCCATCACGCCTCAG ACGTCGTTTGTCCTGCAGGGGGCACTGGAGATGTCCGAGCGCTCTCAGAACTCCCGTCTGGGCTCGGCCTTGGCCCAGATACCCGACATGAACGGAGACGGATTCAGGGAGCTCGTGGTCGGCGCCCCGCTGGAGGacgaccaccagggggcggtctACGTCTTCTACGGGCGGCACAAAAGCCTCCGGCGGCAgtacagacaggtacagaccaGGAGCCGGTGGCTTCAGACCAGTGAAACGAGTCCATGTGTTAACGGTCCGTGTTCGTCTCCGCAGCGTCTCCCTGCAGCCGGTTTCTCCGCAGGTCTGAAGTATTTCGGACGAAGTCTTCACGGCGTCGTGGACGTCAACGCTGACGGACTGGTCGACCTCGCCGTGGGAGCGCTGGGAGCCGCCGTCATCGTCTG gtctCGCGCTGTGGTGCGGATTCAGGCCAAACTGACCTTTGAACCCGAGAAGGTGAACGTCTTCAACAAGGACTGTCGGcgaggagggaaggaggtgaCCTGCATGTCTGTGACCGTCTGTCTGAGTCTGGAGCCCAGAACCaagaccaggaccagaaccaggaccgATGTCG CTGTGTGGTTCAGCCTGGTGTTGGACGAGAGACGTTTCCCTCCACGTGCGGTTCTGGACGAGTCCGACCGACAGCAGCCCAGGAACCTGCTCCTGCAGACGGGAGGTCAGAGCTGCCAACGCCTTGGCTTCTCTGTCCAG GAGACGACAGATTACGGACGTCCCATCGCGGTCGCCATGGAGACGGGGATGCAGAGCCCAGACGAGGGGCCGGTGATGGACCCCGACTGGCCGAGCGTCCTGAGGGCGGAG CTTCCGTTCTGGAACGGCTGTGAGCAGGAGGACACCTGCGTCCCCGACCTCGTCCTGCACAGTCACACCGACCTGACGGACGTCCA TCAGTTCTGCAGCTCCAGGGAGCGAGCGGCCTCCTGGTCCCTGTGTGGCCACCGGGGGGCGTCGGCGGAGTACGTGGTGGAGTCCGGGCGCAGGAGGATGGTGGTGTTCGCCCGACTGGAGAACCAGGGAGAGAACGCGTACGGAGCCGCCCTTCACATCTCCACCTCCGCCAACCTGCTCTTCTCCAGCCTCATCGTCAAG GACCAATCAGATATTCAGATCGAATGTTACTCTGAGGACAGACTgccggccaatcagaggctCTGTAACATCAGCGCTCCGTTCATGAAGTCCCTGTCCCAG GTTTCCTTCCACCTGGAGTTTCAGTTCAGCCGCTCCGTCTTCCTGGATCACGTGCGGGTCGTCATGACAACCACCAG TGAGGGTGACGAGGGATTTCCAGACGACAACATCAACGACGTCTTGCTGCCTCTGAAGTATCAAACCGACCTCCTCTTCACCAG AGACCCCAACCCTCCTCGTTTTGAaatcacatcctcctcctcctcctcttcctcctgggACCCGCCGCGCGGCAGCTCACCGGCCTTCAACCTCACTTACTAC ATCCAGAACCTGGGAATCTTCTCGGTGCAGGACGTCCTGTTCCGAGCCGACATCTGGGCCGTGACCGGGCAGGGCAACCGGCTGGTGGACATCAGCGACTACAGCATCGAACAG GTTCCAGGGTGTCACTGCACGCTGCCGCAACTCCCgacgaccaatcagatcacagcTGAGGACCTGACACCGCTGTCTCAGCTG aaccaCAGTAACAGTGTGAGCATGGCGGTCCAGTGTCGACTCGACCTGCCGACCTCCAGAGAGGTGAAGGTGACGCTCAGAGGACGACTGCAGCTTCCTGCTCTGCTCGCG GTGAGCTTCAGGTCTCTGGAGTTACTGACCTCCGCCTCCATCCAGCTGCAGGCGTCCAGCCCCATGTTCCTGCAGGAGGACAGACCGGTGCGACAG ATAATCCTGGAGCTGCGGAGGGACGACGACTCCCCCGTCCCCGTCTGGATCATACTGGGAAGTTCACTGggaggcctgctgctgctggccttACTGGTGCTGGCCCTGTggaag CTCGGCTTCTTTGACAGACGGCGgcgacaggaagaggaggagccgcCCGTGACCAATGGGAAAGCAACAGAGGAGCTTTGA
- the itga11b gene encoding integrin alpha-11 isoform X2 has product MDYYLLLLWTCSLLPDLHRCFNFDTKNFKIFSGSKESQFGYTVQQHEAGGRQWLLVGAPFESTGKQQTGDVYKCPLDTRSSVNCSRLHLGKLSLDDVSERKDQMRLGMTLTSNPRDSSFVTCGPLWSHECGSSLYSTGICSRVGRNFRLSHTIAPALQRCETFMDIVIVLDGSNSIYPWYEVQDFLINILHKFYIGPGQTQVGVVQYGSAVVHEFSLGEYQTAEEVVEAARSIDQRGGEETRTALGINVARSEAFKRGGRRGAQKVMIVITDGESHDSPQLVQAVGDSERDNITMYAIAVLGYYNRRGINPEAFLKEIKFIASDPDEKHFFNVTDESALKDIVDALGERIFTLEGTSSQGRGFGLQMAQAGFSSHLVKDGVLLGAVGAYDWNGAVLKETKHGKVVPPKSSYQDEFPEELKNHGAYLGYSVGSLVSSRGSQLYVAGAPRFNHTGKVIVFTLRNTGNLTVLQALLGEQIGSYFGSELLSMDVDGDGHSDVLLVAAPMYYSQGWERGKVYVYSITPQTSFVLQGALEMSERSQNSRLGSALAQIPDMNGDGFRELVVGAPLEDDHQGAVYVFYGRHKSLRRQYRQRLPAAGFSAGLKYFGRSLHGVVDVNADGLVDLAVGALGAAVIVWSRAVVRIQAKLTFEPEKVNVFNKDCRRGGKEVTCMSVTVCLSLEPRTKTRTRTRTDVAVWFSLVLDERRFPPRAVLDESDRQQPRNLLLQTGGQSCQRLGFSVQETTDYGRPIAVAMETGMQSPDEGPVMDPDWPSVLRAELPFWNGCEQEDTCVPDLVLHSHTDLTDVHQFCSSRERAASWSLCGHRGASAEYVVESGRRRMVVFARLENQGENAYGAALHISTSANLLFSSLIVKDQSDIQIECYSEDRLPANQRLCNISAPFMKSLSQVSFHLEFQFSRSVFLDHVRVVMTTTSEGDEGFPDDNINDVLLPLKYQTDLLFTRDPNPPRFEITSSSSSSSSWDPPRGSSPAFNLTYYIQNLGIFSVQDVLFRADIWAVTGQGNRLVDISDYSIEQVPGCHCTLPQLPTTNQITAEDLTPLSQLNHSNSVSMAVQCRLDLPTSREVKVTLRGRLQLPALLAVSFRSLELLTSASIQLQASSPMFLQEDRPVRQIILELRRDDDSPVPVWIILGSSLGGLLLLALLVLALWKLGFFDRRRRQEEEEPPVTNGKATEEL; this is encoded by the exons ATCTTCATCGCTGCTTCAACTTTGACACAAAGAACTTCAAGATCTTCTCCGGATCCAAAGAGTCTCAGTTCGGATACACGGTCCAGCAACACGAAGCAGGAGGACGACAATG gctGCTGGTCGGAGCTCCGTTTGAATCCACCGGGAAGCAGCAGACTGGCGACGTGTACAAATGTCCGCTGGACACCAGGAGCTCGGTGAACTGCAGCCGACTGCACCTGG ggaAACTGTCTCTGGACGACGTGTCGGAGAGAAAAGACCAGATGAGGCTCGGCATGACGCTGACCTCTAACCCCAGAGACAGCAGCTTCGTG accTGTGGACCTCTCTGGTCTCATGAATGTGGGAGTTCCCTGTACAGCACAGGAATCTGCTCCAGAGTCGGTCGCAACTTCAGACTGTCGCACACCATCGCTCCGGCCCTGCAGA GGTGTGAGACCTTCATGGACATCGTGATCGTTCTGGATGGTTCTAACTCCATCTATCCCTGGTACGAGGTCCAGGACTTCCTCATCAACATCCTGCACAAGTTCTACATCGGCCCAGGTCAGACGCAG GTCGGGGTGGTCCAGTACGGCTCGGCCGTGGTCCACGAGTTCAGTCTGGGCGAGTACCAGACggcggaggaggtggtggaggccGCGAGGAGCATCGACCAGCGGGGCGGAGAGGAGACCAGGACGGCGCTGGGCATCAACGTGGCGAG GTCGGAGGCGTTCAAGCGCGGCGGCCGGCGCGGCGCTCAGAAGGTGATGATCGTGATCACTGACGGTGAATCTCACGACAGTCCTCAGCTGGTTCAGGCCGTCGGCGACAGCGAGCGGGACAACATCACCATGTACGCCATCGCT gtcctgggTTACTACAACCGTCGGGGAATCAACCCCGAAGCTTTTCTGAAGGAAATCAAGTTCATCGCCAGCGACCCGGACGAGAAGCACTTCTTCAACGTGACGGACGAGTCGGCGCTGAAGGACATCGTGGACGCGCTGGGAGAGCGGATCTTCACTCTGGAAG gAACCAGCAGTCAGGGTCGGGGCTTCGGTCTTCAGATGGCTCAGGCCGGTTTCTCCTCACATTTAGTCAAA GACGGCGTTCTGCTCGGGGCGGTGGGCGCCTACGACTGGAACGGCGCCGTGCTGAAGGAAACCAAACACGGGAAGGTCGTTCCTCCGAAGTCCTCCTATCAGGACGAGTTcccagaggagctgaagaaccACGGGGCGTATCTGG GTTACTCGGTGGGTTCACTCGTGTCGTCCCGCGGCTCGCAGCTCTACGTGGCCGGAGCGCCGAGGTTCAACCACACGGGCAAGGTCATCGTCTTCACCCTGAGGAACACGGGGAACCTGACGGTCCTGCAGgcgctgctgggggagcag ATCGGATCATATTTCGGCAGCGAGTTGTTGTCGATGGACGTCGACGGAGACGGCCACTCCGACGTCCTCCTGGTGGCGGCGCCCATGTACTACAGCCAGGGCTGGGAGAGGGGGAAGGTTTACGTCTACTCCATCACGCCTCAG ACGTCGTTTGTCCTGCAGGGGGCACTGGAGATGTCCGAGCGCTCTCAGAACTCCCGTCTGGGCTCGGCCTTGGCCCAGATACCCGACATGAACGGAGACGGATTCAGGGAGCTCGTGGTCGGCGCCCCGCTGGAGGacgaccaccagggggcggtctACGTCTTCTACGGGCGGCACAAAAGCCTCCGGCGGCAgtacagacag CGTCTCCCTGCAGCCGGTTTCTCCGCAGGTCTGAAGTATTTCGGACGAAGTCTTCACGGCGTCGTGGACGTCAACGCTGACGGACTGGTCGACCTCGCCGTGGGAGCGCTGGGAGCCGCCGTCATCGTCTG gtctCGCGCTGTGGTGCGGATTCAGGCCAAACTGACCTTTGAACCCGAGAAGGTGAACGTCTTCAACAAGGACTGTCGGcgaggagggaaggaggtgaCCTGCATGTCTGTGACCGTCTGTCTGAGTCTGGAGCCCAGAACCaagaccaggaccagaaccaggaccgATGTCG CTGTGTGGTTCAGCCTGGTGTTGGACGAGAGACGTTTCCCTCCACGTGCGGTTCTGGACGAGTCCGACCGACAGCAGCCCAGGAACCTGCTCCTGCAGACGGGAGGTCAGAGCTGCCAACGCCTTGGCTTCTCTGTCCAG GAGACGACAGATTACGGACGTCCCATCGCGGTCGCCATGGAGACGGGGATGCAGAGCCCAGACGAGGGGCCGGTGATGGACCCCGACTGGCCGAGCGTCCTGAGGGCGGAG CTTCCGTTCTGGAACGGCTGTGAGCAGGAGGACACCTGCGTCCCCGACCTCGTCCTGCACAGTCACACCGACCTGACGGACGTCCA TCAGTTCTGCAGCTCCAGGGAGCGAGCGGCCTCCTGGTCCCTGTGTGGCCACCGGGGGGCGTCGGCGGAGTACGTGGTGGAGTCCGGGCGCAGGAGGATGGTGGTGTTCGCCCGACTGGAGAACCAGGGAGAGAACGCGTACGGAGCCGCCCTTCACATCTCCACCTCCGCCAACCTGCTCTTCTCCAGCCTCATCGTCAAG GACCAATCAGATATTCAGATCGAATGTTACTCTGAGGACAGACTgccggccaatcagaggctCTGTAACATCAGCGCTCCGTTCATGAAGTCCCTGTCCCAG GTTTCCTTCCACCTGGAGTTTCAGTTCAGCCGCTCCGTCTTCCTGGATCACGTGCGGGTCGTCATGACAACCACCAG TGAGGGTGACGAGGGATTTCCAGACGACAACATCAACGACGTCTTGCTGCCTCTGAAGTATCAAACCGACCTCCTCTTCACCAG AGACCCCAACCCTCCTCGTTTTGAaatcacatcctcctcctcctcctcttcctcctgggACCCGCCGCGCGGCAGCTCACCGGCCTTCAACCTCACTTACTAC ATCCAGAACCTGGGAATCTTCTCGGTGCAGGACGTCCTGTTCCGAGCCGACATCTGGGCCGTGACCGGGCAGGGCAACCGGCTGGTGGACATCAGCGACTACAGCATCGAACAG GTTCCAGGGTGTCACTGCACGCTGCCGCAACTCCCgacgaccaatcagatcacagcTGAGGACCTGACACCGCTGTCTCAGCTG aaccaCAGTAACAGTGTGAGCATGGCGGTCCAGTGTCGACTCGACCTGCCGACCTCCAGAGAGGTGAAGGTGACGCTCAGAGGACGACTGCAGCTTCCTGCTCTGCTCGCG GTGAGCTTCAGGTCTCTGGAGTTACTGACCTCCGCCTCCATCCAGCTGCAGGCGTCCAGCCCCATGTTCCTGCAGGAGGACAGACCGGTGCGACAG ATAATCCTGGAGCTGCGGAGGGACGACGACTCCCCCGTCCCCGTCTGGATCATACTGGGAAGTTCACTGggaggcctgctgctgctggccttACTGGTGCTGGCCCTGTggaag CTCGGCTTCTTTGACAGACGGCGgcgacaggaagaggaggagccgcCCGTGACCAATGGGAAAGCAACAGAGGAGCTTTGA
- the itga11b gene encoding integrin alpha-11 isoform X1, whose amino-acid sequence MDYYLLLLWTCSLLPDLHRCFNFDTKNFKIFSGSKESQFGYTVQQHEAGGRQWLLVGAPFESTGKQQTGDVYKCPLDTRSSVNCSRLHLGKLSLDDVSERKDQMRLGMTLTSNPRDSSFVTCGPLWSHECGSSLYSTGICSRVGRNFRLSHTIAPALQRCETFMDIVIVLDGSNSIYPWYEVQDFLINILHKFYIGPGQTQVGVVQYGSAVVHEFSLGEYQTAEEVVEAARSIDQRGGEETRTALGINVARSEAFKRGGRRGAQKVMIVITDGESHDSPQLVQAVGDSERDNITMYAIAVLGYYNRRGINPEAFLKEIKFIASDPDEKHFFNVTDESALKDIVDALGERIFTLEGTSSQGRGFGLQMAQAGFSSHLVKDGVLLGAVGAYDWNGAVLKETKHGKVVPPKSSYQDEFPEELKNHGAYLGYSVGSLVSSRGSQLYVAGAPRFNHTGKVIVFTLRNTGNLTVLQALLGEQIGSYFGSELLSMDVDGDGHSDVLLVAAPMYYSQGWERGKVYVYSITPQTSFVLQGALEMSERSQNSRLGSALAQIPDMNGDGFRELVVGAPLEDDHQGAVYVFYGRHKSLRRQYRQVQTRSRWLQTSETSPCVNGPCSSPQRLPAAGFSAGLKYFGRSLHGVVDVNADGLVDLAVGALGAAVIVWSRAVVRIQAKLTFEPEKVNVFNKDCRRGGKEVTCMSVTVCLSLEPRTKTRTRTRTDVAVWFSLVLDERRFPPRAVLDESDRQQPRNLLLQTGGQSCQRLGFSVQETTDYGRPIAVAMETGMQSPDEGPVMDPDWPSVLRAELPFWNGCEQEDTCVPDLVLHSHTDLTDVHQFCSSRERAASWSLCGHRGASAEYVVESGRRRMVVFARLENQGENAYGAALHISTSANLLFSSLIVKDQSDIQIECYSEDRLPANQRLCNISAPFMKSLSQVSFHLEFQFSRSVFLDHVRVVMTTTSEGDEGFPDDNINDVLLPLKYQTDLLFTRDPNPPRFEITSSSSSSSSWDPPRGSSPAFNLTYYIQNLGIFSVQDVLFRADIWAVTGQGNRLVDISDYSIEQVPGCHCTLPQLPTTNQITAEDLTPLSQLNHSNSVSMAVQCRLDLPTSREVKVTLRGRLQLPALLAVSFRSLELLTSASIQLQASSPMFLQEDRPVRQIILELRRDDDSPVPVWIILGSSLGGLLLLALLVLALWKLGFFDRRRRQEEEEPPVTNGKATEEL is encoded by the exons ATCTTCATCGCTGCTTCAACTTTGACACAAAGAACTTCAAGATCTTCTCCGGATCCAAAGAGTCTCAGTTCGGATACACGGTCCAGCAACACGAAGCAGGAGGACGACAATG gctGCTGGTCGGAGCTCCGTTTGAATCCACCGGGAAGCAGCAGACTGGCGACGTGTACAAATGTCCGCTGGACACCAGGAGCTCGGTGAACTGCAGCCGACTGCACCTGG ggaAACTGTCTCTGGACGACGTGTCGGAGAGAAAAGACCAGATGAGGCTCGGCATGACGCTGACCTCTAACCCCAGAGACAGCAGCTTCGTG accTGTGGACCTCTCTGGTCTCATGAATGTGGGAGTTCCCTGTACAGCACAGGAATCTGCTCCAGAGTCGGTCGCAACTTCAGACTGTCGCACACCATCGCTCCGGCCCTGCAGA GGTGTGAGACCTTCATGGACATCGTGATCGTTCTGGATGGTTCTAACTCCATCTATCCCTGGTACGAGGTCCAGGACTTCCTCATCAACATCCTGCACAAGTTCTACATCGGCCCAGGTCAGACGCAG GTCGGGGTGGTCCAGTACGGCTCGGCCGTGGTCCACGAGTTCAGTCTGGGCGAGTACCAGACggcggaggaggtggtggaggccGCGAGGAGCATCGACCAGCGGGGCGGAGAGGAGACCAGGACGGCGCTGGGCATCAACGTGGCGAG GTCGGAGGCGTTCAAGCGCGGCGGCCGGCGCGGCGCTCAGAAGGTGATGATCGTGATCACTGACGGTGAATCTCACGACAGTCCTCAGCTGGTTCAGGCCGTCGGCGACAGCGAGCGGGACAACATCACCATGTACGCCATCGCT gtcctgggTTACTACAACCGTCGGGGAATCAACCCCGAAGCTTTTCTGAAGGAAATCAAGTTCATCGCCAGCGACCCGGACGAGAAGCACTTCTTCAACGTGACGGACGAGTCGGCGCTGAAGGACATCGTGGACGCGCTGGGAGAGCGGATCTTCACTCTGGAAG gAACCAGCAGTCAGGGTCGGGGCTTCGGTCTTCAGATGGCTCAGGCCGGTTTCTCCTCACATTTAGTCAAA GACGGCGTTCTGCTCGGGGCGGTGGGCGCCTACGACTGGAACGGCGCCGTGCTGAAGGAAACCAAACACGGGAAGGTCGTTCCTCCGAAGTCCTCCTATCAGGACGAGTTcccagaggagctgaagaaccACGGGGCGTATCTGG GTTACTCGGTGGGTTCACTCGTGTCGTCCCGCGGCTCGCAGCTCTACGTGGCCGGAGCGCCGAGGTTCAACCACACGGGCAAGGTCATCGTCTTCACCCTGAGGAACACGGGGAACCTGACGGTCCTGCAGgcgctgctgggggagcag ATCGGATCATATTTCGGCAGCGAGTTGTTGTCGATGGACGTCGACGGAGACGGCCACTCCGACGTCCTCCTGGTGGCGGCGCCCATGTACTACAGCCAGGGCTGGGAGAGGGGGAAGGTTTACGTCTACTCCATCACGCCTCAG ACGTCGTTTGTCCTGCAGGGGGCACTGGAGATGTCCGAGCGCTCTCAGAACTCCCGTCTGGGCTCGGCCTTGGCCCAGATACCCGACATGAACGGAGACGGATTCAGGGAGCTCGTGGTCGGCGCCCCGCTGGAGGacgaccaccagggggcggtctACGTCTTCTACGGGCGGCACAAAAGCCTCCGGCGGCAgtacagacaggtacagaccaGGAGCCGGTGGCTTCAGACCAGTGAAACGAGTCCATGTGTTAACGGTCCGTGTTCGTCTCCGCAGCGTCTCCCTGCAGCCGGTTTCTCCGCAGGTCTGAAGTATTTCGGACGAAGTCTTCACGGCGTCGTGGACGTCAACGCTGACGGACTGGTCGACCTCGCCGTGGGAGCGCTGGGAGCCGCCGTCATCGTCTG gtctCGCGCTGTGGTGCGGATTCAGGCCAAACTGACCTTTGAACCCGAGAAGGTGAACGTCTTCAACAAGGACTGTCGGcgaggagggaaggaggtgaCCTGCATGTCTGTGACCGTCTGTCTGAGTCTGGAGCCCAGAACCaagaccaggaccagaaccaggaccgATGTCG CTGTGTGGTTCAGCCTGGTGTTGGACGAGAGACGTTTCCCTCCACGTGCGGTTCTGGACGAGTCCGACCGACAGCAGCCCAGGAACCTGCTCCTGCAGACGGGAGGTCAGAGCTGCCAACGCCTTGGCTTCTCTGTCCAG GAGACGACAGATTACGGACGTCCCATCGCGGTCGCCATGGAGACGGGGATGCAGAGCCCAGACGAGGGGCCGGTGATGGACCCCGACTGGCCGAGCGTCCTGAGGGCGGAG CTTCCGTTCTGGAACGGCTGTGAGCAGGAGGACACCTGCGTCCCCGACCTCGTCCTGCACAGTCACACCGACCTGACGGACGTCCA TCAGTTCTGCAGCTCCAGGGAGCGAGCGGCCTCCTGGTCCCTGTGTGGCCACCGGGGGGCGTCGGCGGAGTACGTGGTGGAGTCCGGGCGCAGGAGGATGGTGGTGTTCGCCCGACTGGAGAACCAGGGAGAGAACGCGTACGGAGCCGCCCTTCACATCTCCACCTCCGCCAACCTGCTCTTCTCCAGCCTCATCGTCAAG GACCAATCAGATATTCAGATCGAATGTTACTCTGAGGACAGACTgccggccaatcagaggctCTGTAACATCAGCGCTCCGTTCATGAAGTCCCTGTCCCAG GTTTCCTTCCACCTGGAGTTTCAGTTCAGCCGCTCCGTCTTCCTGGATCACGTGCGGGTCGTCATGACAACCACCAG TGAGGGTGACGAGGGATTTCCAGACGACAACATCAACGACGTCTTGCTGCCTCTGAAGTATCAAACCGACCTCCTCTTCACCAG AGACCCCAACCCTCCTCGTTTTGAaatcacatcctcctcctcctcctcttcctcctgggACCCGCCGCGCGGCAGCTCACCGGCCTTCAACCTCACTTACTAC ATCCAGAACCTGGGAATCTTCTCGGTGCAGGACGTCCTGTTCCGAGCCGACATCTGGGCCGTGACCGGGCAGGGCAACCGGCTGGTGGACATCAGCGACTACAGCATCGAACAG GTTCCAGGGTGTCACTGCACGCTGCCGCAACTCCCgacgaccaatcagatcacagcTGAGGACCTGACACCGCTGTCTCAGCTG aaccaCAGTAACAGTGTGAGCATGGCGGTCCAGTGTCGACTCGACCTGCCGACCTCCAGAGAGGTGAAGGTGACGCTCAGAGGACGACTGCAGCTTCCTGCTCTGCTCGCG GTGAGCTTCAGGTCTCTGGAGTTACTGACCTCCGCCTCCATCCAGCTGCAGGCGTCCAGCCCCATGTTCCTGCAGGAGGACAGACCGGTGCGACAG ATAATCCTGGAGCTGCGGAGGGACGACGACTCCCCCGTCCCCGTCTGGATCATACTGGGAAGTTCACTGggaggcctgctgctgctggccttACTGGTGCTGGCCCTGTggaag CTCGGCTTCTTTGACAGACGGCGgcgacaggaagaggaggagccgcCCGTGACCAATGGGAAAGCAACAGAGGAGCTTTGA